The sequence GTGAGGATGGTCATGAAGATTTAGAAGCCAATCATGATGAAGAGGATATTGGATCCGTTGATGCTGAGGATAGCCATGAAGATTCAGAAGCCcatcaagaagaagagaaagaagatgaggCTGGTGGGGATGGAGAAAAGGTCAGTGTATGGTGGGATGAGCCTATTGATGAAAATTTAGGACTAGATGAACTTAAAAAGTACAAGGGTTTGCTAGAATGTTTGAAAGAGAATGTGGCTAGTAAGTTAGATGAGAGGAATAAAAGAGAATTTTACACCAAGGATTATTTGGCTATGCTTAATTCAGAGATCGGTTCTACTTCTACTACTTGCCAAGAAAGAGATCTATGCGATTAGttttgttagtttttgtttttgttaggAAACTCTAAATCATCAA comes from Prunus dulcis chromosome 6, ALMONDv2, whole genome shotgun sequence and encodes:
- the LOC117633126 gene encoding agamous-like MADS-box protein AGL62, whose translation is MGKRKIDIKKINNKNYLKATFSKRRKGLFRKATDLCCLSGAQIAIITFSPGNKAFIFGQPSAETVIDRFLGEQASCTTADHDDEGIGPVEGEDGHEDLEANHDEEDIGSVDAEDSHEDSEAHQEEEKEDEAGGDGEKVSVWWDEPIDENLGLDELKKYKGLLECLKENVASKLDERNKREFYTKDYLAMLNSEIGSTSTTCQERDLCD